One Trichosurus vulpecula isolate mTriVul1 chromosome 7, mTriVul1.pri, whole genome shotgun sequence genomic region harbors:
- the ATAT1 gene encoding alpha-tubulin N-acetyltransferase 1 isoform X1, protein MEFPFDVDALFPEPITILDQHLRAPARRTGTTTSARVDLQQQIMTVVDELGKASAKAQHLPGPITSASRMQSNRHVMYVLKDASARPAGKGAIIGFLKVGYKKLFVLDDRGAHNEVEPLCILDFYIHESLQRHGHGLKLFQYMLEKERVEPHQLAIDRPSEKLLRFLNKHYNLESTVPQVNNFVIFEGFFAHQHRFPASSLRATRRSRAASVDNTPNAPARKLPPKKAEGEIKPYSSSDREFLKVAVEPPWPLNRAPRRATPPARPPPRSSSLGNSPDRGPLRPFLPEQELLRSLRLCPPHPTARLLLATDPGGSPAQRRRTRGSSPGLVAQNCNYSRYGEPDDSPPKTGNQEQRKREQETESRCTNRGQQVVSGEQDGEGTRPFAPPQALQPPAPLWKLGESMVNARFIGYLQEHRSTRPW, encoded by the exons ATGGAGTTCCCGTTCGATGTGGACGCCCTGTTCCCGGAGCCGATTACTATACTGGACCAACACCTCCGTGCTCCGGCCCGTCGAACCGGAACCACAACCTCGGCTCG TGTTGATCTCCAGCAGCAAATCATGACTGTTGTCGATGAACTGGGAAAGGCGTCAGCCAAG GCGCAGCATCTTCCTGGTCCCATCACCAGTGCTTCCAGAATGCAGAGTAACCGACATGTTATGTATGTGCTCAAGGATGCCTCAGCCCGTCC gGCTGGAAAAGGAGCTATTATTGGCTTTCTCAAAgttggatataagaaactctttGTACTG GATGATCGTGGGGCTCATAATGAGGTAGAGCCACTTTGCATACTGGACTTTTATATCCATGAATCACTGCAACGTCATGGCCATGGGCTGAAACTTTTCCAGTATATGTTAGAG AAGGAACGAGTTGAACCACACCAACTAGCTATTGACCGGCCCTCAGAGAAGTTGCTGCGGTTCTTGAATAAACACTACAATCTGGAGTCCACAGTGCCACAG GTGAACAACTTTGTGATCTTTGAAGGCTTTTTCGCCCACCAGCACC GGTTCCCTGCTTCCTCTCTGAGGGCGACTCGCCGCTCTCGCGCTGCCTCGGTTGATAACACACCCAATG ctccagccAGAAAGCTGCCCCCcaagaaggcagaaggagagattAAACCATATTCTTCTAGTGACCGAGAAT ttCTGAAGGTGGCTGTAGAGCCTCCATGGCCCTTGAACAGAGCCCCTCGACGTGCTACACCTCCAGCCCGACCACCCCCACGGTCCAGCAGCCTGGGCAATTCTCCAGACCGGGGTCCCCTCCGCCCTTTTCTGCCAGAGCAAGAGCTACTACGATCTCTTCGCCTCTGCCCCCCACACCCTACTGCCCGCCTGCTGCTTGCAACTGACCCTGGAGGCAGCCCAGCCCAACGCAGGCGTACCAG GGGATCATCCCCAGGACTGGTGGCCCAGAACTGCAACTACAGTCGATATGGGGAGCCAGACGACTCACCCCCCAAAACAG GCAACCaagaacagaggaagagagaacaaGAAACAGAGAGTAG GTGTACCAACAGGGGGCAGCAGGTTGTGTCAGGGGAGCAAGATGGGGAGGGAACCAGGCCCTTCGCCCCTCCACAGGCCCTGCAGCCCCCAGCCCCGTTATGGAAGCTGGGGGAGTCCATGGTCAACGCAAGGTTCATTGGCTACCTCCAGGAGCACCGAAGTACCAGGCCCTGGTGA
- the ATAT1 gene encoding alpha-tubulin N-acetyltransferase 1 isoform X3, translating to MEFPFDVDALFPEPITILDQHLRAPARRTGTTTSARVDLQQQIMTVVDELGKASAKAQHLPGPITSASRMQSNRHVMYVLKDASARPAGKGAIIGFLKVGYKKLFVLDDRGAHNEVEPLCILDFYIHESLQRHGHGLKLFQYMLEKERVEPHQLAIDRPSEKLLRFLNKHYNLESTVPQVNNFVIFEGFFAHQHPPARKLPPKKAEGEIKPYSSSDREFLKVAVEPPWPLNRAPRRATPPARPPPRSSSLGNSPDRGPLRPFLPEQELLRSLRLCPPHPTARLLLATDPGGSPAQRRRTSSLTRPENNRY from the exons ATGGAGTTCCCGTTCGATGTGGACGCCCTGTTCCCGGAGCCGATTACTATACTGGACCAACACCTCCGTGCTCCGGCCCGTCGAACCGGAACCACAACCTCGGCTCG TGTTGATCTCCAGCAGCAAATCATGACTGTTGTCGATGAACTGGGAAAGGCGTCAGCCAAG GCGCAGCATCTTCCTGGTCCCATCACCAGTGCTTCCAGAATGCAGAGTAACCGACATGTTATGTATGTGCTCAAGGATGCCTCAGCCCGTCC gGCTGGAAAAGGAGCTATTATTGGCTTTCTCAAAgttggatataagaaactctttGTACTG GATGATCGTGGGGCTCATAATGAGGTAGAGCCACTTTGCATACTGGACTTTTATATCCATGAATCACTGCAACGTCATGGCCATGGGCTGAAACTTTTCCAGTATATGTTAGAG AAGGAACGAGTTGAACCACACCAACTAGCTATTGACCGGCCCTCAGAGAAGTTGCTGCGGTTCTTGAATAAACACTACAATCTGGAGTCCACAGTGCCACAG GTGAACAACTTTGTGATCTTTGAAGGCTTTTTCGCCCACCAGCACC ctccagccAGAAAGCTGCCCCCcaagaaggcagaaggagagattAAACCATATTCTTCTAGTGACCGAGAAT ttCTGAAGGTGGCTGTAGAGCCTCCATGGCCCTTGAACAGAGCCCCTCGACGTGCTACACCTCCAGCCCGACCACCCCCACGGTCCAGCAGCCTGGGCAATTCTCCAGACCGGGGTCCCCTCCGCCCTTTTCTGCCAGAGCAAGAGCTACTACGATCTCTTCGCCTCTGCCCCCCACACCCTACTGCCCGCCTGCTGCTTGCAACTGACCCTGGAGGCAGCCCAGCCCAACGCAGGCGTACCAG TTCCCTCACCCGCCCTGAAAATAACAGATATTGA
- the ATAT1 gene encoding alpha-tubulin N-acetyltransferase 1 isoform X2 produces the protein MEFPFDVDALFPEPITILDQHLRAPARRTGTTTSARVDLQQQIMTVVDELGKASAKAQHLPGPITSASRMQSNRHVMYVLKDASARPAGKGAIIGFLKVGYKKLFVLDDRGAHNEVEPLCILDFYIHESLQRHGHGLKLFQYMLEKERVEPHQLAIDRPSEKLLRFLNKHYNLESTVPQVNNFVIFEGFFAHQHRFPASSLRATRRSRAASVDNTPNAPARKLPPKKAEGEIKPYSSSDREFLKVAVEPPWPLNRAPRRATPPARPPPRSSSLGNSPDRGPLRPFLPEQELLRSLRLCPPHPTARLLLATDPGGSPAQRRRTSSLTRPENNRY, from the exons ATGGAGTTCCCGTTCGATGTGGACGCCCTGTTCCCGGAGCCGATTACTATACTGGACCAACACCTCCGTGCTCCGGCCCGTCGAACCGGAACCACAACCTCGGCTCG TGTTGATCTCCAGCAGCAAATCATGACTGTTGTCGATGAACTGGGAAAGGCGTCAGCCAAG GCGCAGCATCTTCCTGGTCCCATCACCAGTGCTTCCAGAATGCAGAGTAACCGACATGTTATGTATGTGCTCAAGGATGCCTCAGCCCGTCC gGCTGGAAAAGGAGCTATTATTGGCTTTCTCAAAgttggatataagaaactctttGTACTG GATGATCGTGGGGCTCATAATGAGGTAGAGCCACTTTGCATACTGGACTTTTATATCCATGAATCACTGCAACGTCATGGCCATGGGCTGAAACTTTTCCAGTATATGTTAGAG AAGGAACGAGTTGAACCACACCAACTAGCTATTGACCGGCCCTCAGAGAAGTTGCTGCGGTTCTTGAATAAACACTACAATCTGGAGTCCACAGTGCCACAG GTGAACAACTTTGTGATCTTTGAAGGCTTTTTCGCCCACCAGCACC GGTTCCCTGCTTCCTCTCTGAGGGCGACTCGCCGCTCTCGCGCTGCCTCGGTTGATAACACACCCAATG ctccagccAGAAAGCTGCCCCCcaagaaggcagaaggagagattAAACCATATTCTTCTAGTGACCGAGAAT ttCTGAAGGTGGCTGTAGAGCCTCCATGGCCCTTGAACAGAGCCCCTCGACGTGCTACACCTCCAGCCCGACCACCCCCACGGTCCAGCAGCCTGGGCAATTCTCCAGACCGGGGTCCCCTCCGCCCTTTTCTGCCAGAGCAAGAGCTACTACGATCTCTTCGCCTCTGCCCCCCACACCCTACTGCCCGCCTGCTGCTTGCAACTGACCCTGGAGGCAGCCCAGCCCAACGCAGGCGTACCAG TTCCCTCACCCGCCCTGAAAATAACAGATATTGA